The Nitrobacter hamburgensis X14 genome contains the following window.
ACAGAGGTGTCGGAAGCCGTGCTCGCACGGCGCGCCGAGGCGGAGGAGGGCGACGATGTATCCGAACGAATGGTCCTCGAACATGACTTTTTCAACGAGCATCCGTGGAATGCCGAGCTACTTGGAAGGAAGCCTGACAGTATCGATGCACTCACAGCGATGTTTTCGCGAGAAAAGGAGCGCTTCGCCAGATTGCTGATCGCGCAATATTGGTCGAAGGCCGCGATCATGTCGTTCTTTGCCGATTCCGGTCTTGAAGTGCCCGAATTCGTTGCGGACCTGCCGGCGTGAGGGGCCAATTGATCGCCGCTGCCCTTCCCAGGAAGGTCGATGCCCGTAAAGGCGCTGCCGTAAAGGCTGCACACGCCGGGAACGGGTTAGACAAAACGCGTGCCAATGCGTTGGTGCCGCAGCCTGAAACCGGCAAAAGAGGCTACGTCCATCATCCCCGTCGCGGCCGGTTGTCACCCAGCGTGTGCCACCGACAACGCACGGGAGCATACGCTGGTTTCATGAGCTTTTCCATCGCTGTGATACGAGAGGCTTTGGGTGCAGACGAACCGTGCTGCAACCGCAGTCCCTGGCGGAAAAGTATCAACGCTTAAGAGCTTAACCCGCAGGTTCAAACCCGCCCTCAAAAGCGTTTTCGACTTTCGCGCTGGCTGCCGTCAAGCCCTTAGCTGGTCTCGCGTGATGCCGCGACGGCGGTCGGGGTCCGGCAGGCTTTCGTGCAGGGTTCGCAGCGTGTTCAAGGTCGATTGATCGGCGACCCCGTCGACGCGTTCGGGCCGGAAGTGACGCTGAAAGGCCGTGACAACTTCCATGGTCGGAGTGTCGAATGTCCCGCTGGCCTTGATGCCGTAGCCGTATCGCGCCAGCGATTGCTGTAGCGCACGGACATCGTCGCCCTCGCTGCCGGTCTTCAGCACGTCGCCGCGCACGATCGGCGAAGGTCGGACCCAGTGGCCGACGCCGGAATCTGCCAGCGAATGCCACGGAAATTTTTCGCCGGGATCTTTCTTGCGCGCAGGAGCGACGTCGGAATGGCCGACAACGCGATGAGCCGGGATATCGCGTCGAAGAATGATACCGCGGCACAGCGCGATGACAGCCGCGACCTGCCGTAGCGGAAAATCCGGATAGCCCCAGTCGTGGCCGCGATTGACGATCTCGATCCCGATCGAACAGGAGTTGATGTCTTCCTCGCCGGCCCATGAGGCGACGCCGGCGTGCCAGGCTCGCTTCGCCTCCTGGACGCACTGCACAATGCGACCGTCCTCGAGCACGACATAATGTGCGGACACGTCGGTTCCGGAGGTGCACAGCCGCGCCAGCGCGCCCTCGACGTCGGGCATCCCGGTGTAGTGCAGCACGATCATGTCCGGCTGCCGTCCTTTGGCGCGGTCGCCGAAGTTCAAGGAAGGCACGGTGTCGGAGACGACCGATGAGTCCGGGACGAAGGTCGACATTCCAGCGAGGGCCTTGGGGATCGGGAGGGGGCATCGACGCTTCAAATCGGAACTGGCAGACGCGAACATGCAACGACCCAAAACAGGCAGGAGAACGGCACGGGATCCAGCCAAAGCGCATCCCGATTTATCGGCGACTCATTTATCGGCGACTCACAGGATGACTATCCGGACGCGCGACCCAGCATGCAATGAGAGCGTGACACCTTTTCGCCTTTATCTGTTAACTGTTTCGTCTTTCCTGTTCATTGTGGGAGCGCTGCATCATCCGCGGCGCGTCGCGGTGCGCGACAGTTCGATTCCCGCCAGAACCATCAACCCTTTCTTAACGCTGAACGCCGTTACTAAGTGGTGAAAAGCCGAACCGGTCTTGGGGCGGCCGAGGTCCCATTTGCGCTCGAAACCCCCATGGCAGCCCCTCAAATTCCATGCGGAAGCCCGGGTTTGCCAGCTTATCCTCTTGTGGGGGAGCGATTGGGCGCCGATCCGGGCGGCTTTGCCGTGGGGACCCGGCTTCAGGACCGCAAGGGCCGGTTGATTTTCTGGCATTTGGGGTGGAATGGGCGCGCGCGTGTCGAGAGCGAGGCATCTGCGGACGGGGGCCGGATCATGACGGCTTCCCCGGTTCGGCATGTGCCCGTGCTCGGCCGCGAGGCCGTCGCCATGCTCGCGCCGCGTGCCGGCGGCGTCTACGTCGATGCGACCTTCGGGGCCGGAGGCTATTCCCGCGCCATTCTCGCCGTTGCGGATACCCGCGTGATCGGGATCGACCGCGACCGTAGCGCCATTGCCGGCGGCTTTGCCCTGGTAGAGGAGTCGGGCGGCAGGCTGACGCTGGTCGAGGACCGCTTCTCCAATCTCGCCGCGGTCTGCGCGGCGGAGGGTGCCGACGTCGTGGACGGCATCGTCATGGATGTCGGCGTGTCCTCGATGCAGCTCGACGAGGCCGATCGCGGCTTCTCGTTTCGTCTCGATGGGCCGCTCGACATGCGCATGAGCGGGCACGGGCCGACCGCCGCCGACGTGGTGGCGCGCGCCTCCGAGACCGATCTCGCCAATATCATCTATATCTTCGGCGAGGAGCGCCGCTCGCGCGCCGTGGCCCGCGCCATCGTCGCGGCACGGCGGGACGCGCCGGTCGCGACCACGCGGGCGCTGGCCGATATCGTATCAAAGGTGGTGCGCGCCAAGCCGCACGAGATTCATCCGGCGACGCGGACGTTCCAGGCGCTGCGGATTTTCGTCAACGAGGAGCTCGACGAACTGATCGCGGCGCTGGCGGCGGCGGAACGCGTGCTCAGGCCAGGCGGCCGGCTTGCGGTGGTGTCCTTTCATTCGCTGGAAGACCGAATCGTCAAGAATTTCTTCGCCCTGCGCGGCAAGACGGGCGGCGGCTCGCGCCACCGGCCGGAAATCGAACGGGCCGCGCCGAGCTTTGCCATCCTGACCAGGCGTCCGGTGACGGCCGGACAGGAAGAAGTGAGCGCCAACCCGCGGGCGCGCTCCGCCAAGCTGCGCGCCGCCGAGCGGACCGCTGCGCCCGCAACCGCTGACGATGGCGAGTCTCCGGGCTGGCCCTCGCTCGCAAACGTGATGCGGGGAGGTTGATCGATGCGGATCATCCATTTCCTCGTGGTCTGCGCGCTGGTCTATGCGGCATCGTATGTCTATCGCATCAAGATGGATTCGACGGCCCGCACCGAGCGCGTGTTGCGGCTCCATGCGCAGGTGCGTGAGCAGCGCGAGGCGATCGCGGTGCTGCGTGCGGAATGGGCCAGGCTCGATGCGCCGAGGCGTCTGCAGATTCTGGCCGAGCGGCATCTGAAACTGAAGCCGATCGAAGCCACGCAGTTCGACTCGCTGAAGAACCTGCCGGAACGGCCGCCGAGCCTGGTGCCGCCCGGCACCTCGGATCCGATCGGCGCCATGATCGAGATCGTCGATCCCGATGTCGTCACCGGCTCGCTGCCGTCGTCGGAGGACCCGCGATGACCGGCCAGAACATGCCCGATCGCGGCAGTCACGCGCCGTCCGTGGCGTGGAGCCAGCGCATGATCCGCAACCTGCTCTACGGGCGCAATGTCGATCGCGCCGCCAAGGCGCGGGTGCGCGTCGGCCTCGTCATCATCGTATTCGGCCTGATCTATGCGGTGATCGCGGCACGCCTCGTCATGTTTGCAGCGTTCCCGGACGACCGGGGAGGACACCGCACCGCGTCGCAGGATGCGATCGCCACCGCGCGGCCCGATATCGTCGATCGTAACGGCCAGGTTCTTGCCACCGACGTCAAGGCGCCAAGCCTGTTCGGCGAGCCGCGCCGCATCATCGACAGGGACGAAGCAGTCGAGTTGCTGACGGCGACGCTCCCCGACCTCGAGACCGCCGAGGTCCGCCAGCGACTCGGTACCCGCAAGGGCTTCGTCTGGCTGAAGCGCGAGATCACCCCGTCGCAGCAGAAGGAAATCCATAATCTCGGCATTCCTGGTATCGGCTTTCTGCGCGAGAACAAGCGCGTCTATCCAAGCGGCCGCGAGGTGGCGCATCTGATCGGCCTGGTCAACATCGACAACCAGGGCATCGCCGGCATGGAGAAGTGGCTCGACAGCAACGGGCTCGCCGATCTGCATCGCGCCGGCTTCGCCACCGACCGCCTGCAAAAGCCCGTGGAGCTGTCGGTCGACCTGCGCGTCGAGCACGCGCTGCGCGACGAACTGGTCAAGGCCAAGGAGCACTATCACGCCAAGGCCGCCTCGGGCCTCGTCTCCAACGTGCGGACCGGCGAGATCGTGGCGATGGTCTCTCTGCCGGACTTCGATCCGAACAACCCGAAGGAGGCGCATGATCCTGATCGCATCAACCGTTTGACCACGGGCGTGTACGAAATGGGGTCGACCTTCAAGGCTTTCACGCTGGCGATGGCACTCGATTCCGGCAAGTACGATCTGAATTCGATGTGGGATGCGCGTGCGCCGCTGCACTACGGCCGTTTCACGATCCATGACGACCATCGGCTCGGCCGCTTCATCAACATGAAAGAGGTGTTCACCTATTCATCCAATATCGGCGCGGCGCGGATCGCGCTTGCGCAAGGCGTCGAGGCGCACAAGGCGTTCCTGCGCAAGCTGGGCCAGATGGATCGCCTGCGCACCGAACTGCCGGAAAGCGCCGCGCCGATCCTGCCGCGCAAGTGGGGTGAGCTGAACACCGTTACCATCGCCTACGGCCACGGCATCGCAGTGGCGCCGTTGCAGGCGGTGATGGGCATCGATGCGCTGGTCAACGGCGGCTGGCTGATTCCGCCGACCTTCCTGAAGCGATCGGAGGCGGACGCGATGAAACTCGCCAAGCGCGTCATCAAAAAGGAAACCAGCGACAAGATGCGCTTCCTGTTACGGCTCAACGCGGAGGTCGGAACCGCGAGGAAGGCCGACGTCAAGGGCTACTATGTCGGCGGCAAGACCGGCACCGCCGAAAAGGTGATCAACGGCCGCTACGCCAAGAAGCGCGTGCTCAACGCCTTCACCGCGATTCTGCCGGCGGACAATCCCCAATACCAGCTTCTGGTCATGCTGGACGAGCCGCAGCCGCTCAAGGAAACCCATGGCTTTATTACATCCGGCTGGAACGCGGTGCCGACCGGCGGCAAGGTGATCGCGCGCATTGCGCCGCTTCTCGGCGTGCAGCCGCGGTTCGATTTGCCGCCGTCCGAGCGCCTCATTCTTGCGGCATCCAGAACGACGCAGTAGACGCAGGTTCGGCCATGCGGCCGGGACCAGGAGACCATGAAACTTCGCGAGCTTTTCGGCGACGATGCCGCCATGGACGCGCGGACAGGCGAGCTTGCCGTCACCGGCCTCGCCGTGGACAGCCGCGAGGTGAAGCCGGGCGATCTTTTCTTCGCGCTTGCCGGCACAAAGACCGACGGCGCGCGGTTCATCGATGCCGCGATCGCGGCCGGCGCGGTTGCGGTCGTCGGTGACCACGCGCCGGCGGGTGCCTGTGTTCCGTCCGTCGCCACATCGAATCCGCGCCGGGCGCTGGCGCTGGCGGCGGCGAAATTCTATCCGCGGCAGCCCGCGACCATCGCCGCTGTCACCGGCACCAGCGGCAAGACTTCGGTCGCAGCCTTCACACGGCAGATCTGGCAGCGGCTCGGGCACCCGTCCGCCAGCATCGGCACCATCGGCGTGGTTGCGCCGTCGCGTGCGGTGTACGGCTCGGTGACGACGCCCGATCCGATCTCATTGCATCGCGAACTCGATCAGCTTGTGGGCGAGGGCGTCACGCATCTGGCGCTGGAAGCGTCTTCGCACGGACTCGATCAATATCGACTCGACGGCGTGCGTGTGCGCGCCGCCGGCTTCACCAACCTGTCGCGCGACCACATGGATTATCACCCGACCGTCGCGCACTATCTCGATACAAAACTGCGGCTGTTCCGCGATCTGGTCGAGCCGGACGGCGTCGCGGTGATTTCCGCCGATCACGACTGTTCGGGCACGGTGATCGAGGCGGCGAGCGCGCGTAACGTCCGGATAATGCGTGTCGGCCGCCGCGGCGACGGCACGCATAGCGGCATTCGTCTGGCCGATGCGGTCATCGAGGGCTTTGCGCAACGGGTGACTCTCGAACACGCCGGACGCGAGCGTATCATTCGTCTGCCCCTGGTCGGCGAATTCCAGATCGAGAACGCGCTGGTGTCGGCGGGGCTCGTCATCGGCACCGGCGGCGACGCGGATCAGGTGTTCGCGGCACTCGAGCATCTCGAAGGCGCGAAAGGACGGCTTGAGCTGGTCGGCGAGCGCAACGGCGCGCCGGTTTTTGTCGATTACGCCCACAAGCCGGACGCGCTAGCGAAGGCGTTGCAGGCGTTGCGACCTTACGCTAGCCGCAAACTCGTAGTGGTGTTCGGTGCCGGCGGCGATCGCGACGCGGGGAAACGTCCGCTGATGGGCGAGGTCGCCGCCGCCAACGCGGACGTGGTCATCGTCACCGACGACAACCCGCGCAGCGAAAATCCCGCCGCCATTCGTGCAGCGATCCTCGCCGCCGCCACAGGCGCGCGCGAGATCGGCGATCGCGCCGAGGCGATCCGAACTGCGATTGTCGGCTTGCAACCGGGCGACGCATTGCTGATCGCCGGCAAGGGCCACGAGACCGGGCAGATCGTCGGCGATCGCGTGCTGCCGTTCAGCGATCATGACGCCGCCATCGCAGCGCTGACTTCGAGGGCGACATGAGCGAACCACTCTGGACCTTGGACGTGATGGCTGCGGCGATGCGCGCCGAGAGGCGCGGCGCGTTGCCCGCGGCCATCACCGGCATTTCCATCGACAGTCGCACCATTGTGCCCGGCGATGTCTATTTCGCGATCAAGGGTGACGTTCACGACGGCCACGCTTTCGTCGATGCTGCCTTGAAGGCTGGCGCGGCGCTGGCGGTGATTGAGGCCGCGCAGCGCGACAAGTTCGCCGCCGATGCGCCCTTGCTGATCGTTGACGATGTGCTCGCCGCCTTGTGCGATCTGGCGCGGGCGTCGCGCGCGCGCCTCGCCGCGCAGGTGATCGCGGTGACAGGCTCGGTCGGCAAGACCTCGACCAAGGAGGCGCTGCGGAGCGTCCTCGGCGCGCAGGGCAAGACCCACGCCTCGGTGGCTTCGTTCAACAACCACTGGGGCGTGCCGCTGACGCTGGCGCGCTGCCCGGAGGACGCGCGCTTCGCGATCTTCGAGATCGGGATGAATCACGCCGGCGAGATCTCGCCGCTGGTGAAAATGGTGCGGCCGCATATCGCGATCATCACCACGGTCGAGCCGGTGCATCTGGAATTCTTCTCCGGCATCGAGGCGATCGCCGACGCCAAGGCGGAAATTTTCGAAGGCGTCGAGCCGAAAGGCGCGGTCGTGCTCAATCGCGACAATGCACAGTTCGCACGGTTGCAGCGGCGTGCGAAGAAACTCGGGATCGCGAAGATCGTCTCGTTCGGCGCAGACGAGAAGGCCGACGCCCGCCTGCTTGACGTTGCGCTGCATCCGGCGTGCTCCGCCGTACACGCCCGGATTCTCGGCCATGAGCTGACCTACAAGCTCGCCATGCCCGGCCGTCACATGGCGATGAATTCGCTGGCGGTGCTGGCGGCGGCGTCGCTGGCCGGCGCCGATCTCGCGCTTGCGGGTCTTGCGCTGTCGCAGGCGCAGCCGGCCGCGGGACGTGGTGTGCGCCATGTTCTGATGGTGCCGAACGGCGAGGCGACGCTGATCGACGAGAGCTACAACGCCAATCCGGCGTCGATGGCTGCGGCATTGACCGTGCTCGGCCAGGCCGGGGTCGGCACGCAGAGCCGCCGCATCGCCGTGCTGGGCGACATGCTGGAACTCGGCTCCAGCGGCGCCGACCTGCACCGCGGCCTGACCGAGGCCATCAATGCCAACGCCATCGACATGGTATTTTGCTG
Protein-coding sequences here:
- the rsmH gene encoding 16S rRNA (cytosine(1402)-N(4))-methyltransferase RsmH, with the translated sequence MTASPVRHVPVLGREAVAMLAPRAGGVYVDATFGAGGYSRAILAVADTRVIGIDRDRSAIAGGFALVEESGGRLTLVEDRFSNLAAVCAAEGADVVDGIVMDVGVSSMQLDEADRGFSFRLDGPLDMRMSGHGPTAADVVARASETDLANIIYIFGEERRSRAVARAIVAARRDAPVATTRALADIVSKVVRAKPHEIHPATRTFQALRIFVNEELDELIAALAAAERVLRPGGRLAVVSFHSLEDRIVKNFFALRGKTGGGSRHRPEIERAAPSFAILTRRPVTAGQEEVSANPRARSAKLRAAERTAAPATADDGESPGWPSLANVMRGG
- a CDS encoding peptidoglycan D,D-transpeptidase FtsI family protein, whose amino-acid sequence is MTGQNMPDRGSHAPSVAWSQRMIRNLLYGRNVDRAAKARVRVGLVIIVFGLIYAVIAARLVMFAAFPDDRGGHRTASQDAIATARPDIVDRNGQVLATDVKAPSLFGEPRRIIDRDEAVELLTATLPDLETAEVRQRLGTRKGFVWLKREITPSQQKEIHNLGIPGIGFLRENKRVYPSGREVAHLIGLVNIDNQGIAGMEKWLDSNGLADLHRAGFATDRLQKPVELSVDLRVEHALRDELVKAKEHYHAKAASGLVSNVRTGEIVAMVSLPDFDPNNPKEAHDPDRINRLTTGVYEMGSTFKAFTLAMALDSGKYDLNSMWDARAPLHYGRFTIHDDHRLGRFINMKEVFTYSSNIGAARIALAQGVEAHKAFLRKLGQMDRLRTELPESAAPILPRKWGELNTVTIAYGHGIAVAPLQAVMGIDALVNGGWLIPPTFLKRSEADAMKLAKRVIKKETSDKMRFLLRLNAEVGTARKADVKGYYVGGKTGTAEKVINGRYAKKRVLNAFTAILPADNPQYQLLVMLDEPQPLKETHGFITSGWNAVPTGGKVIARIAPLLGVQPRFDLPPSERLILAASRTTQ
- the ftsL gene encoding cell division protein FtsL, with protein sequence MRIIHFLVVCALVYAASYVYRIKMDSTARTERVLRLHAQVREQREAIAVLRAEWARLDAPRRLQILAERHLKLKPIEATQFDSLKNLPERPPSLVPPGTSDPIGAMIEIVDPDVVTGSLPSSEDPR
- a CDS encoding UDP-N-acetylmuramoylalanyl-D-glutamyl-2,6-diaminopimelate--D-alanyl-D-alanine ligase, whose translation is MSEPLWTLDVMAAAMRAERRGALPAAITGISIDSRTIVPGDVYFAIKGDVHDGHAFVDAALKAGAALAVIEAAQRDKFAADAPLLIVDDVLAALCDLARASRARLAAQVIAVTGSVGKTSTKEALRSVLGAQGKTHASVASFNNHWGVPLTLARCPEDARFAIFEIGMNHAGEISPLVKMVRPHIAIITTVEPVHLEFFSGIEAIADAKAEIFEGVEPKGAVVLNRDNAQFARLQRRAKKLGIAKIVSFGADEKADARLLDVALHPACSAVHARILGHELTYKLAMPGRHMAMNSLAVLAAASLAGADLALAGLALSQAQPAAGRGVRHVLMVPNGEATLIDESYNANPASMAAALTVLGQAGVGTQSRRIAVLGDMLELGSSGADLHRGLTEAINANAIDMVFCCGPLMRNLWDALSSGKRGGYAEGSVALESQVVAAIRAGDVIMVKGSLGSRMKVIVTALEKRFPGNAVHDEAAV
- a CDS encoding N-acetylmuramoyl-L-alanine amidase, whose product is MFASASSDLKRRCPLPIPKALAGMSTFVPDSSVVSDTVPSLNFGDRAKGRQPDMIVLHYTGMPDVEGALARLCTSGTDVSAHYVVLEDGRIVQCVQEAKRAWHAGVASWAGEEDINSCSIGIEIVNRGHDWGYPDFPLRQVAAVIALCRGIILRRDIPAHRVVGHSDVAPARKKDPGEKFPWHSLADSGVGHWVRPSPIVRGDVLKTGSEGDDVRALQQSLARYGYGIKASGTFDTPTMEVVTAFQRHFRPERVDGVADQSTLNTLRTLHESLPDPDRRRGITRDQLRA
- a CDS encoding UDP-N-acetylmuramoyl-L-alanyl-D-glutamate--2,6-diaminopimelate ligase, whose protein sequence is MKLRELFGDDAAMDARTGELAVTGLAVDSREVKPGDLFFALAGTKTDGARFIDAAIAAGAVAVVGDHAPAGACVPSVATSNPRRALALAAAKFYPRQPATIAAVTGTSGKTSVAAFTRQIWQRLGHPSASIGTIGVVAPSRAVYGSVTTPDPISLHRELDQLVGEGVTHLALEASSHGLDQYRLDGVRVRAAGFTNLSRDHMDYHPTVAHYLDTKLRLFRDLVEPDGVAVISADHDCSGTVIEAASARNVRIMRVGRRGDGTHSGIRLADAVIEGFAQRVTLEHAGRERIIRLPLVGEFQIENALVSAGLVIGTGGDADQVFAALEHLEGAKGRLELVGERNGAPVFVDYAHKPDALAKALQALRPYASRKLVVVFGAGGDRDAGKRPLMGEVAAANADVVIVTDDNPRSENPAAIRAAILAAATGAREIGDRAEAIRTAIVGLQPGDALLIAGKGHETGQIVGDRVLPFSDHDAAIAALTSRAT